The following proteins are encoded in a genomic region of Ostrea edulis chromosome 7, xbOstEdul1.1, whole genome shotgun sequence:
- the LOC125655836 gene encoding insulin-like growth factor-binding protein 2-B isoform X2: protein MMVKLFLIRLFILLVLGIAGAVCMKCIECDSSVKCPALPTKGCEVVQRQCACCKECARKIGEYCSWATARCASGLMCVNDDLEALVNVPRFLTYFKGTCQFVVIPPLVVENTEVTERRNRI from the exons ATGAtggtgaaattatttttgattcGACTGTTCATTCTTTTGGTTTTAGGGATAGCAGGTGCTGTATGTATGAAATGCATTGAATGCGATTCTAGTGTGAAATGTCCAGCGTTGCCCACTAAGGGTTGTGAAGTTGTACAGAGACAGTGTGCGTGCTGTAAGGAATGCGCGCGCAAGATTGGAGAATATTGTTCTTGGGCTACTGCAAG GTGTGCCTCTGGCTTGATGTGTGTAAATGATGACCTAGAAGCACTCGTTAATGTCCCGCGctttttgacctactttaaaggGACATGTCAATTCGT AGTTATCCCCCCTTTGGTAGTGGAGAACACAGAAGTGACTGAAAGAAGAAATCGTATCTAA
- the LOC125655836 gene encoding perlustrin-like protein isoform X1 — MMVKLFLIRLFILLVLGIAGAVCMKCIECDSSVKCPALPTKGCEVVQRQCACCKECARKIGEYCSWATARCASGLMCVNDDLEALVNVPRFLTYFKGTCQFVSNVGHWAKEDSIPMLIAFGLDNEYPGVKREL, encoded by the exons ATGAtggtgaaattatttttgattcGACTGTTCATTCTTTTGGTTTTAGGGATAGCAGGTGCTGTATGTATGAAATGCATTGAATGCGATTCTAGTGTGAAATGTCCAGCGTTGCCCACTAAGGGTTGTGAAGTTGTACAGAGACAGTGTGCGTGCTGTAAGGAATGCGCGCGCAAGATTGGAGAATATTGTTCTTGGGCTACTGCAAG GTGTGCCTCTGGCTTGATGTGTGTAAATGATGACCTAGAAGCACTCGTTAATGTCCCGCGctttttgacctactttaaaggGACATGTCAATTCGT gTCTAATGTCGGGCATTGGGCGAAGGAAGATTCAATACCTATGTTGATCGCTTTTGGTCTGGATAATGAATACCCGGGAGTGAAGCGAGAACTTTAA